Within the Paenibacillus sp. AN1007 genome, the region CAGGCAATCATCATTACAGCTTATCAAGCTGCGCACAAGAAACAGATCAAGTCCTTGATAATTCAATCTATATTGAAGCGGCACAAACGGTTGCAAGGGATATTATGAAGAAGGCGATTTATAACAGAGATGGGAAGGATGTAAGTTGGATTAATATTTCACTGATGGGCACATCTAATACAATGTGGAATATAGCTCCGATGACTTTTTATCTGTATGAAGGGATTGCTGGTATTGCGGTGTTTATGAATGCACTCAAAATGATGACACACGACGGTGAGTATGATTCGATATGTGAAGCGCTGGACCAAACTATATTTAATTACTCTGATACAGTAACAGAAAATCTAGTTATGCTGCCGAGCCAGAGTAACGGTGCATTTTCTGGTGAAGCTTCGTTGATGTACACTTTTGAATTGCTATTTTCAATAACAGGTAATAAAAAATATTTAGATTATGCCCAAAAACATTTTAAAATTGTAGATTTTCTAATTGAATCTGATGAGAGTTTCGACATAATGATGGGAAGCGCAGGTACGATTCAAGTTCTTTTGAATCTTTATGAAATGACAAACGAACAAAAATATCTTGATTCTTCGATTCGAGCTGGAATGCAGTTATTGAAGCATAAAATTCAGCTGCCCGAAGGAATAGGATGGCTTCCGTCAGAAGCAAGTAATCCTTTAGGAGGATTCTCGCATGGTTCTACTGGAATTGCAATGTCTTTGCTGCGATTATGGAAATTCACCCTTAATGAAGAGTTCCTTCAGGCGGCGATGCAAACAATAGATTATGAAGATGCATTATTTAATCCACAAGAACAAAATTGGGGAGACAAGCGAGTATTCGATGGTCAATCCAATGATGAGTTAGGTTTGTATCCTGTTGCTTGGTGTCATGGCGCAAGTGGAATCTTATTAGGCAGAATGCAGATATTAGAACTTGTACCTCCTTCGATTAAAGATAGGATTGAAAAGGATATAACAACTTCTGCTAACACTACGATTTCGAAAGGGTTTTGTGGAGATCATTCTTTGTGCCATGGCGATTTAGGTAATTTGGAGATTTTACTTCAGTATGCAAGCTATTATAATAAATCTGATTTAATGAAGTTATGTGAAAATGTAAGTAAAGAGATTGCAGTCATGGTTAAACAAGGGCATTGGAGGTGCGGGTTGCCTGACTCTCATGAGAATACCAGCTTTATGGTGGGTACTTCTGGTATAGGCTATTCTTTATTAAAAATGGTTAAGCCATCGCTGCCATCTGTAATTTCAGTTGGGGTTTAATTAAATACGTGAATAAAATGGTTATATGACGACCAGTCTCATGGATTTCTTGAGCAGGTCGTCTTTAATCTATAATAATTCAGGGGCGTGTGATTATAATGATGAAAAAAATGAGGCTAATTCGGCAATTAGGAATGACCGATTGCGGAACTGCTTGTTTAACCATGGTATTTAATTATTATCACTATCGTTCAGATTTAACAGCAATATCTTCACTTGCTAATGTAGGTAGAGATGGGATTTCGTTGGAAGATTTGAAGCGAATAGCCGAACAGCATTTTTTTCAATTTAAAGCTTATAATTATGCCAACAATGAACAAAATCTAATTGATAATTTACCCGTTATTATGTGCTCCAATAAGAATCATTATATTGTAATAGAGAAGAAAACCAGACATGGATTCCAAGTGTTAGATCCTGCAAAAGGAAAAAGAGTACTTTTATTTTCAGAAATTGTTGAACAATTTTTAAGTATCATTGTGGTGATTCGACCAAGCAAAGCTGTAAGGGAAATTCCTCTACAGAAATCAGCTAATATAAAATTTAAATTAGATTGGGTTAAAATACTTATTAGTATCTTACTAACAGTTGCCGCCCAGTTAATCGTATTGATTATCCCCAGCATCATACAGAATATAATAGATATTTTAAGCATAGACAATGCAGCGTTTAATGTTAGCAATATTCTAGGTGCTGTTTTACTTATTGCTGTGACATATTTCGGCGTTGCTTGGTTACGAAAACGTTTAATTCTTATGATTCAAAACTTGCTCTATAAAGATGTTATTCTTCAAATGTTGAAAAAGGTGTTTAAAATAGATACACGTTTTTTCGAAAGCCACACATCCGGGGACATTGTGAACAGATTCAATAACATCAGTATGATAAATGAGTTTTTATCTAGTGTTGTGGTTACTGTCTGTATAGATGTTGTAACAGCGATTGTTTGTGGAATAGCCATGTTTAATCTATCAACATCGTTATTACTTGTTGTATGCATTGTAACATTAGCGCAGCTTACTATCATTCTGCTGCTCAATGGGGTAGTGCAAAAAAAGACCAGTACATATATGGCTAACCAAGGGCTTCTACAAGGTGAATTATTTAATTTGGTAAACAATATTATTCAGATTCGAAACATGGGAATCGAAAAGATCATGTTTGATAATCTTAATCAAGGTTATTCTAAAGCGATACTTCTTCATAAGGAACGGACACAAACCAGTGATCTTATGGAGTCGGCCATTAGTTCTATAAATATAGTAACGTCACTGTTATTGTATGCGGTAGGAGGGGGCTTAGTTGCTTCTGGTAACTTGTCGCTTGGACAACTAGTAGGGTTTATTGCTTTGTCTGCTTTTTTTATCAATCCAATTCGCGCATTATCAACTATGCTTCCTCAACTTAATACGCTAAAAGAGGTGTTCATACGTGTCAAAGAATTGCTTAATTACAGTGATATTCCACCCTCAGGTTCTGTAGAAGTAAATACATTTGAAATCATGGAGTTTTCAAATGTGAATTTTAGTTATTCACGTAAAGAGGATCGTAATTTGCGTAATATTAATTTAAAAGTAATAGCCGGACAAAAGGTTGCGATTGTCGGTAGTTCAGGCAGTGGAAAAACAACAATAACCAAACTAATTATGAATGCACTACACAATTATGAAGGAATAATAACAATCAATCACTATAATATTGTTGAAATTAATAAAGAGCATTTCTACCAAAAAGTTGCCGTCGTGACACAGACACCTTTAGTAATTAATGGTACAATTAGAGAAAATATAGATTTCACAGGAAAAATGTCTAACGAACAGATATATGCTGCGTTGCAGAAGGTTGAAATGGAAGAGTACGTTAAATGTCTGCCATTGCAGCTAGAAACGGTCATGGGTGAAAATGGACAGAATCTTTCTGGAGGACAGAAACAGAGAATTGCAATTGCAAGGGCTCTTGCTTCAAAACCTTCAATAATTATTTTTGATGAAGCTACAAGCAATCTAGACCCAATTACAGAAAGAAAAATATTCGCTAATTTAGATAATGAACCAGTCACTTTACTAATGATCACACATCGACTTAATGTTCTTCAAAAAGCGGATCATATTTACGTGCTGGATCATGGAGAAATCGTGGAGAATGGGACGCATAATGAGTTAATGGATAAAAAGATGTTTTACTATAAAAGTTTTTATGGAATCATTTCTGATGAAGTTAATGAAGCTGTACTTACGAAGTAGAGGGGGATCTCCCATTAAACAAAATCGAATTTTAATTATAGATGATGATGTAGAGCTATGTCAGCTCCTTAAACGCTGTATGGATAATAACGAGCATACACAAGCAGATTACTGCCATGATGGATCAAAAGGCTTAATTATGTTGAATGAACAGGACTATCAACTCGTTGTACTTGATGTCATGCTGCCAGAAATTGATGGCTTTGAAATTCTTACAGAAATCAGGAGAGCGAGCAGTGTTCCGGTATTAATGCTCACAGCTAGAGTAGAGGAAAGCAGCAAGGTGTACGGTCTTAGACTAGGTGCCGATGATTATTTGTCTAAGCCCTTTAGTATTAATGAATTTTTAGCTAGAGTTGATGCACTTGTACGCCGATATACAGCGCTAAACTA harbors:
- a CDS encoding peptidase domain-containing ABC transporter, which codes for MMKKMRLIRQLGMTDCGTACLTMVFNYYHYRSDLTAISSLANVGRDGISLEDLKRIAEQHFFQFKAYNYANNEQNLIDNLPVIMCSNKNHYIVIEKKTRHGFQVLDPAKGKRVLLFSEIVEQFLSIIVVIRPSKAVREIPLQKSANIKFKLDWVKILISILLTVAAQLIVLIIPSIIQNIIDILSIDNAAFNVSNILGAVLLIAVTYFGVAWLRKRLILMIQNLLYKDVILQMLKKVFKIDTRFFESHTSGDIVNRFNNISMINEFLSSVVVTVCIDVVTAIVCGIAMFNLSTSLLLVVCIVTLAQLTIILLLNGVVQKKTSTYMANQGLLQGELFNLVNNIIQIRNMGIEKIMFDNLNQGYSKAILLHKERTQTSDLMESAISSINIVTSLLLYAVGGGLVASGNLSLGQLVGFIALSAFFINPIRALSTMLPQLNTLKEVFIRVKELLNYSDIPPSGSVEVNTFEIMEFSNVNFSYSRKEDRNLRNINLKVIAGQKVAIVGSSGSGKTTITKLIMNALHNYEGIITINHYNIVEINKEHFYQKVAVVTQTPLVINGTIRENIDFTGKMSNEQIYAALQKVEMEEYVKCLPLQLETVMGENGQNLSGGQKQRIAIARALASKPSIIIFDEATSNLDPITERKIFANLDNEPVTLLMITHRLNVLQKADHIYVLDHGEIVENGTHNELMDKKMFYYKSFYGIISDEVNEAVLTK
- a CDS encoding response regulator transcription factor — translated: MKLMKLYLRSRGGSPIKQNRILIIDDDVELCQLLKRCMDNNEHTQADYCHDGSKGLIMLNEQDYQLVVLDVMLPEIDGFEILTEIRRASSVPVLMLTARVEESSKVYGLRLGADDYLSKPFSINEFLARVDALVRRYTALNYAIKPETMQLTFKGGLLIDMLARSASIHGKAITLTPKEFDLLYYLAANKGKVFTKKQLYIQVWHDQYAFDDGNIMAYTSKIRKKLEAANKEINYIETIWGIGYRFNPEV